In Flavobacterium piscisymbiosum, the sequence TTTAGCTGTAACAAAAAAGAAGTCGCATTTTCAGATCCTTTAATTACCAATCGCGACACCACCATCAATCCGGCAGATGATTTTTTTAATTATGCTAATAATGGCTGGTTCAAAAAAAATCCTATTGCAAAAACAGACAGCAATAACGGAATTATGAGAACTGTAATTGATACAATCAACGGACAGATTAAAAATATCTGCGAAAGCTCGGCCAAAGACGAATCGGCAGCAAAAGGAAGTAACAAACAAAAAATAGGTGATTTTTATGCTTCAGGAATGGATACGATTGCCATCGAAAAAGCAGGTTTGTCTCCGCTAAATGCCGAGATTAAAAAAATCAACGAAATTAAAGATGTTTCAGGATTAATCAATACAATTGCGCATTTGCAAACCGTAGGAGCAGATCCGGCTTTTACATTTTATGTTTCGCAAGACGATAAAATCAGTACAAAATATGCGTTGTTTTTCGGGCAAGGCGGTTTAGGAATGAGACAAAGAGATTATTATCTCGATACAGACAAACGAAATGTAGAAATTCGTACAGCTTATGTAGCACATCTTAAAACGATGATGCGATTTACGGGAGATGAAGAGGCGATTGCGGTAAAAAATGCTGCAACGATTATGAAACTCGAAACCGAATTGGCAAAATCATCACGAAAATTAGAAGCACTTCGTGATCCTATAAAAAATTACAACAAACTTTCGGTAGAAAAATTCAATTCGCTTACACCTGATATCGACTGGAAAAAAGTATTGCCAATTTTAGGTATTGCAAAAGCAGATACTGTAATAGTAGGACAGCCGGAATTCTTTACAGCCCTAAATACTACGATTAAAAAATATTCGATCGAAGATTGGAAAACGTATTTGAAGTGGAATCTTGTAAGTTCATACGCTCCTTATCTGAATGCTGCTATCGAAAAAGAAAATTTCAAGTTTTATGCCACAACGTTAAATGGAGTAGCAACTCAAAAACCACGTTGGAAAAGAGTAGTAGAGCAAACAGATTCTTCTTTAGGAGAATTAATAGGTCAGGTTTATGTGAGTGATTATATGCCAAAAGGTGTCAAAGAGAAATTATTGGAGGTTGGAAACAACATTCGTGATGTATTTGCTTCGCACATTAAAAAACTGGATTGGATGAGCAAACCTACCAAGCAAAAAGCATTATTCAAGCTGAGTAAAATGGTCATGAAATTGGGATATCCTGATAAATGGAAAGATATGAGTGCACTTTCTATAGATCGAAAATCATATTGTGGGAATGTTATGAGTGCCAATATTTGGGATTATAAATACATGATCAACAAATACGGGAAACCGGTAGACAGAAACGAATGGGTGATGCAGCCGCAAACTTACAATGCATACTATAACCCAAGTAACAATGAAATTGTAATTCCAGCGTGTAATATTATTGTTCCGGGTTATGAAGGACGTATGCCGGACGATGCTATTTTGTACGGAATTATTGGAGGTTCTTTCTTCGGGCATGAAATTACACATGGTTTTGATGATCAGGGAAGTCAATATGACGAGAAAGGAAATCTAAACAATTGGTGGACAGCTGAAGATTTGAAAAAATTTAAAGCAAAAACGAAATTGATAGTAGAGCAATATAATAAATATACAATATTGGGCAAAAATGTAAATGGAGATGCCACTCAAGGTGAAAACATTGCTGATTTAGGCGGCGTAATTATGGGTTATGAGGCATTCCAGAAAACAACACAATTTAAAAACAAGGAAAAAATTAGCGGATTAACTCCGGAGCAACGTTATTTCCTTGCTTATGCGTATTCCTGGATGATCAACAGAAGAGACGAATCGAAAATCAATCAAATCATGACCGATGTACATTCGCCGGAACAATTTAGAGTGAATGGACCTTTGAGTAATATCCCTGAATTTCATAAAGCATTCAATGTCAAAAAAGGAGATAAAATGTATCAGCCGGATAGTTTGCGAGTAGTAATCTGGTAAGAAATAATCTAATTTATATTTAAAACCATTCGTTGCGGCGAATGGTTTTTTTGTTTTAGGATGTAATGGGCCGCGGGTTAAGCGGATTAAACTGGTTATCGCGGATTTTTTTTTTTTTTTTTTTTGCCACAGATTAAATGATTAAAATGATTTTTTAATCTGTGTATATTTTTTTGCCACGAATTCCACGAATTTTCACGAATTAAATGGATGCTGATTTTTGGCCTTTTCGCAGCTAAAAAAATCATTTTAATCATTTAATCTGTGGCTTTTTTTTTTCGCAACAAATTATTCATAATCCAATTCGTGAAAATTCGTGCAATTAGTGGCAACCTTTCATTATCGAAAAACCAGTCGGATTTTTCATATAATTTACGCGGAAAAAACTATATTTACAATCCCAAAAAAGAAAAAATATAACTATGAAAAACTTTAGAATTTTAGTATTTGCTGTTCTTTTATGCGCTTCTTCAATGAGTTATGCCGCAAAAGTAGATACTTTACAAGTTGCCAGTACAGCCATGAGCAAAACCTACAAAGCGGCGGTAGTGTTGCCTAATTCGTATGCAAAAAGCAAATCGGCGTTTCCGGTGATGTATTTATTGCATGGTGCTTACGGTCATTTTAGTGATTGGCTGAAAAATACGCCAAACAAAAAATTAGTTCAAAATTTATCTGATCAGTATAATATTATTATTGTAATGCCCGAAGGAGAGACATTCAGTTTTTATTTGGACAGTCCGGTAAATAAAGGAAGTCAGTTTGAGACTTTTATTACACAGGAAGTGGTTCAAAAAGTAGACAAAACCTATAGAACGATAAGTAACCGAAACGGAAGAGTAATAACAGGCCTTTCTATGGGAGGTCATGGCGCATTATACTTATCTGCCAAACATCCTGAATTGTTTTGCGCTGCCGGAAGTATGAGCGGTGCCGTAGATATGAGTACAATGCTCAATCGTGAATCTTCGGCACAGGTTGTAAAACTGATGCAGCCCGTTTTTGGAGATAAAAGCGATAGCTCAGAAATGTACGCACAATATGCTGTAATGGGAATGCTGGATAAAATAAAAGCCAATAAACTACCTCTAATTATTGATTGTGGAGTTGATGATTTTTTGATAGAACCCAACAGAGAATTACACCGAAGATTAGTGTATAATAAAGTAGATCACGATTATACAGAGCGTCCGGGAGCACATACTTGGGATTATTGGGAAAATTCACTACCTTATCATGTGTTGTTTTTTAATAAAATCTTGCTTAAAAATCAGGTGGTTGCAAAAAAATAATACAACTTTTAGTAAGGAATCACTCAAAAAGCTTTTTTTGGTTTGATTTTTGGAATACCTTTATATATAAACTTAAAAAATAAAAATTATGAAAAAGATACTTACCTTATTCGCAGTTGTTGGATTAATCGTGTTTTCTAGCTGTGAAGGCGATCAAGGACCTCCGGGTGAATCGGTTGCCGCTAACGTTTTTGAAGTTGAAAAAGTAAATTTTAGTGCGACTGCTAATTCTGATTTTGATTTTAATTTTAAATCACGAATTTTTCCAGGTGATGTCGTTTTAGTATATAGATATGCTGGATTCTCTCCTACTACTAATTTAGATGTCTGGACAATTCTTCCTGATTCTCACTATTACACAGACGGAGGGCTTTATTTTAGCTATAAATTTGATTTTACTCAAGATGATGTTAAAATTTATACAGAAGGATTGGATTTAATTGCAAATCCAATACCAGCTGATTTAAGGACTAATCAAATATTTCGTATTGTAGTTGTTCCTGGTAACAATCCTATAGTTACTACGGCTAAATCTACAAATAAAGCTGACTATTCAGATTATTATGCAGTTATTAAGAAATATGGTATTGATGACAGTAATGTTACGAAATTAAACTAATTACTACAATGAAAACAAAAAAAGGAAATCTTACGATTTCCTTTTTTTTTATTGAAATTTTAATTTTTAATGAACTGACCTGTATAAATAATTCTATTATTTCGTGAGATATTTACAATGTAAATTGCTGCAGGTAAATTTGAAATGTCGACAGTAGCTAGTTTAGAGTTAACTAAAGTGAAATTATTTGAATTTACTATATTGCCAAAAAAGTTTGTAATAATGATACTTGCGCCTTCTAATTGAGATCCTCCATATGTTCTATTATTTGTGTCTTCAATATTTATAATTGACGTTGCTGGATTTGGAAATATTTTTATAGATTCATTTGTATTATTTGCTCGAGCTTCGAAATTAATTTGTACAGTATTGCTCGTGTAATTTGTACTTTTCTCATAATCGAATAAGATTCTTCTGTAATATTGTATTTGGAAACTAGGAGTTCTACGTGTATCTTCCATTAGTGGTGTTGGCGTATAATTTTGGGTAGTTCCATTTTGAATAGGATCCCAATTTACATTGTCTTGAGAGACAAGCCATTGGTAATATGAGAAGTTATGAAAATCACCATTTAATGGACTTGCAAGATTATCTGAACTTACTGTTTGATCACAACATATTGTATTCTTTGTAGCATTAGCTATTAAAGGTATTATTTCAATAACATTACTTGCTGCACATCTTCTATAGCTCGATTTATCATTTGGGTCTTCTAATATTAACCGTCTATATTCCATTCCTGTATTTGTCTGAGGAGGTAAGTAATTCATTTGTGTAGCTCCTGAAATATCTCTCCAGCCATACATTGAGAAAAAAACAGCACTCATATTGGTCCAGGTAGAAGGGTATTTAATTCTCGATTGCCATTGGATGTTATAGCTTTTTAACGAGTTTCTAACGGATTGATCTCGTTGGCGTCCGCCCCCTGTTGCTTTTATAGTGTGACTTTCCGTAGGTTCATTGCCTACAATCATCTCAGGGACTTGTCCAGTTGTTAAATATTGGTTACCCGTGATTGTATTATTTACATATAGATTATCGAATTGTGGCAGGAAATTAACTATATTGAAAATAACTTTGCCACTGTATGAGATTGTGCCATCATCAAAAGTGGTCTTTTCTCTTAATTCACCGCCCTGATAAAACGGTGACCCTGGTTGTATTATTTGGTCGCCATAAGCCCATTCTTGAGATGCGACATAAGAGTATTCATGGAATAAGGGTAAAATAGGAGTTCCTCCATAAGGTACTATTTCAATAAACTTGTAAGGTAATGGAGGTGGAGGTGGAGATGTGCCATCTTTTATGACAGCGATATTGGAACTTTTGTAAGTTGCTCCAGCATAATTTTTGTATTCGGCATATATATTACCTCCTGAAGTATTAAAGTCTGCGCTATCTAGATAGATAACGAAGTTAATAATTCCAATTTTTCCTCCGCCAAAATTTAAAAATACTCCGTTACCACCTCTAGCTATGTTAGCACCCAAAGCAGGACTTTTTTCATAATAGATACTAATAGTTCCATTATCTGGACTATTTGTGGGGGTTTCTACTTTAACATTTAAAGCTATTGTTGAAGAAGTTGAACCACCTAAGTTAATAGGTCCATTGTTAACGTTTGATCCATTTACAACTGTTGGCGTTAAAGTGACTTTCTGTCCAAACATTATTGTGCTAAATAATAATAAAACGAGATACATGTAATTTTTTCTCATGATAAGGCTTTTAAAAATTTATAATGAGCTAAATGTATTGAATATAAAAGTATTATCTTATTTTTAATCGTTAAATTGTAGTATAATATTTATTTTTATCTAATTCTAAACATTAAAAAAGGAAATCGCAAGATTTCCTTTTTTTATAAATATATGTTTCAGGAATATTATTCCTGTTCTAAATCAGTATCAGTAAGTTCTTTTTCTTTTCCGAATTTAAGAGAAACTAAAATCCCTACTAAAAGCGAAAGTGCAATAAATCCTAATGAAGCCCATTCTGGAACATGAATCCATTCGTGAAGTAACATTTTTAATCCCACAAAGGCTAAAATGGCTACCAGACTATATTCTAAGTAACTGAATTTTGCCAGCATATTCGCCAGGAAGAAATACATAGAACGTAATCCAAGGATAGCAAATATATTAGAACTGAATACCAAAAACGGATCTGATGTAATCGCTAAAATTGCCGGAACACTATCTACAGCAAAAAGAACATCCATAACT encodes:
- a CDS encoding M13 family metallopeptidase, with the protein product MSLFRKPVTFLLIGMTFFSCNKKEVAFSDPLITNRDTTINPADDFFNYANNGWFKKNPIAKTDSNNGIMRTVIDTINGQIKNICESSAKDESAAKGSNKQKIGDFYASGMDTIAIEKAGLSPLNAEIKKINEIKDVSGLINTIAHLQTVGADPAFTFYVSQDDKISTKYALFFGQGGLGMRQRDYYLDTDKRNVEIRTAYVAHLKTMMRFTGDEEAIAVKNAATIMKLETELAKSSRKLEALRDPIKNYNKLSVEKFNSLTPDIDWKKVLPILGIAKADTVIVGQPEFFTALNTTIKKYSIEDWKTYLKWNLVSSYAPYLNAAIEKENFKFYATTLNGVATQKPRWKRVVEQTDSSLGELIGQVYVSDYMPKGVKEKLLEVGNNIRDVFASHIKKLDWMSKPTKQKALFKLSKMVMKLGYPDKWKDMSALSIDRKSYCGNVMSANIWDYKYMINKYGKPVDRNEWVMQPQTYNAYYNPSNNEIVIPACNIIVPGYEGRMPDDAILYGIIGGSFFGHEITHGFDDQGSQYDEKGNLNNWWTAEDLKKFKAKTKLIVEQYNKYTILGKNVNGDATQGENIADLGGVIMGYEAFQKTTQFKNKEKISGLTPEQRYFLAYAYSWMINRRDESKINQIMTDVHSPEQFRVNGPLSNIPEFHKAFNVKKGDKMYQPDSLRVVIW
- a CDS encoding alpha/beta hydrolase — translated: MKNFRILVFAVLLCASSMSYAAKVDTLQVASTAMSKTYKAAVVLPNSYAKSKSAFPVMYLLHGAYGHFSDWLKNTPNKKLVQNLSDQYNIIIVMPEGETFSFYLDSPVNKGSQFETFITQEVVQKVDKTYRTISNRNGRVITGLSMGGHGALYLSAKHPELFCAAGSMSGAVDMSTMLNRESSAQVVKLMQPVFGDKSDSSEMYAQYAVMGMLDKIKANKLPLIIDCGVDDFLIEPNRELHRRLVYNKVDHDYTERPGAHTWDYWENSLPYHVLFFNKILLKNQVVAKK
- a CDS encoding T9SS type A sorting domain-containing protein, encoding MRKNYMYLVLLLFSTIMFGQKVTLTPTVVNGSNVNNGPINLGGSTSSTIALNVKVETPTNSPDNGTISIYYEKSPALGANIARGGNGVFLNFGGGKIGIINFVIYLDSADFNTSGGNIYAEYKNYAGATYKSSNIAVIKDGTSPPPPPLPYKFIEIVPYGGTPILPLFHEYSYVASQEWAYGDQIIQPGSPFYQGGELREKTTFDDGTISYSGKVIFNIVNFLPQFDNLYVNNTITGNQYLTTGQVPEMIVGNEPTESHTIKATGGGRQRDQSVRNSLKSYNIQWQSRIKYPSTWTNMSAVFFSMYGWRDISGATQMNYLPPQTNTGMEYRRLILEDPNDKSSYRRCAASNVIEIIPLIANATKNTICCDQTVSSDNLASPLNGDFHNFSYYQWLVSQDNVNWDPIQNGTTQNYTPTPLMEDTRRTPSFQIQYYRRILFDYEKSTNYTSNTVQINFEARANNTNESIKIFPNPATSIINIEDTNNRTYGGSQLEGASIIITNFFGNIVNSNNFTLVNSKLATVDISNLPAAIYIVNISRNNRIIYTGQFIKN